Proteins from one Prosthecobacter sp. genomic window:
- a CDS encoding rod shape-determining protein, which yields MFGKLFGFVAQDIGIDLGTANTLVYVKDHGIVLREPSVVAVKTGTNEVVAVGDDAKRMLGRTPGGITAIRPLRDGVIADFRVTEAMLRHFIRKVQGGGRKMRGPRVVIAVPSGITEVEKRAVKESAEQAGAREVYLIEEPMAAAIGVGLPVQEAAGNMIVDIGGGTTEVAIISLSGIVYSRSVRVAGDELDESIINYMKRAYNLMIGERTAEEIKLRIGSAFPLGKETTMEVKGRDMVAGLPKTITITSQEVREAMLEPLNAIIDAVRTTLERCPPELSADLVDRGIMLAGGGALLRGLDKLLQEETALPVHVAEDPLSAVGEGTGRVLSELEFLRKVSTTEV from the coding sequence ATGTTTGGCAAACTTTTCGGCTTCGTCGCCCAAGATATCGGCATCGATCTCGGCACGGCAAACACCCTCGTCTATGTAAAAGATCACGGCATCGTCCTCAGAGAACCCTCCGTGGTGGCGGTTAAGACCGGCACCAATGAAGTGGTGGCTGTGGGCGATGACGCGAAACGCATGCTCGGACGAACTCCGGGCGGCATCACGGCCATCCGTCCTCTCAGAGACGGTGTGATCGCCGATTTCCGTGTGACGGAGGCGATGCTGCGCCATTTCATCCGCAAGGTGCAGGGCGGCGGGCGCAAGATGCGCGGGCCGCGTGTGGTCATCGCGGTGCCCTCCGGCATCACCGAAGTCGAGAAGCGCGCGGTGAAGGAAAGTGCGGAGCAGGCGGGTGCGCGTGAAGTTTACCTGATCGAAGAACCGATGGCCGCCGCGATCGGCGTGGGTCTGCCGGTGCAGGAAGCAGCGGGCAACATGATCGTCGATATCGGCGGTGGCACGACTGAAGTGGCGATCATCTCGCTCTCCGGCATTGTTTACAGCCGCAGTGTGCGCGTGGCGGGTGATGAGCTCGATGAATCGATCATCAATTACATGAAGCGTGCTTACAACCTCATGATCGGCGAGCGCACGGCGGAAGAAATCAAGCTGCGCATCGGCTCCGCTTTCCCGCTGGGCAAGGAAACGACGATGGAAGTCAAAGGACGCGACATGGTGGCCGGTTTGCCGAAGACGATCACCATCACGAGCCAGGAAGTACGCGAGGCGATGCTCGAGCCGCTCAACGCGATCATCGACGCGGTGCGCACGACTTTGGAACGCTGCCCGCCGGAGCTTTCCGCCGACTTGGTGGACCGTGGCATCATGCTGGCCGGTGGCGGCGCGTTGCTGCGTGGCCTGGACAAGCTGCTGCAGGAAGAAACCGCGCTCCCCGTGCATGTGGCTGAAGATCCGCTCAGTGCTGTGGGTGAAGGTACCGGACGTGTGCTTAGCGAACTCGAATTCCTGCGCAAAGTGAGCACAACAGAAGTTTGA
- the recF gene encoding DNA replication and repair protein RecF (All proteins in this family for which functions are known are DNA-binding proteins that assist the filamentation of RecA onto DNA for the initiation of recombination or recombinational repair.) → MLSDLFVRDFRCFAEAKVELHPDVTLLVGRNAQGKTSLIEAACILLRLQSPRTTNRAELVRFGAPACLVEAAWHGKRLRYAQSATTRRLALDGTTCSKSADYLAASGVVVWMDHRDMSLLRGGAEHRRRFLDFAASQMFPDYLHALRGYERALRGRNYVLKRDAVIGWKQADAFARVMDGFAQVLWRRRAELCAALQPEVTAAHAKLSDGAEEVQIEFKRTSDDALSLFDALLAMRDKEARMRSTAFGPHRDDIAMKLNDLDATTFASEGQQRSFALSMKLAQAHVLGKARSEAPLMLIDDVFGELDANRRRALLACLPPGTQKIITTTNLDWADADQMTGLVYRVEQATLDRVQG, encoded by the coding sequence ATGCTCTCCGACCTGTTTGTGCGCGATTTCCGCTGCTTCGCCGAGGCGAAGGTGGAGTTGCATCCCGATGTGACGCTGCTGGTGGGCCGAAATGCGCAGGGGAAGACCTCGCTCATAGAGGCTGCGTGCATTCTGCTGCGGCTGCAATCGCCGCGCACAACAAACCGGGCCGAGTTGGTGCGCTTTGGAGCCCCGGCATGCCTTGTGGAGGCTGCATGGCATGGGAAGCGGCTACGCTACGCGCAATCGGCCACGACTCGGCGTCTCGCGTTGGATGGCACAACTTGCAGCAAGTCGGCGGATTATCTGGCCGCATCGGGCGTCGTTGTGTGGATGGATCATCGCGACATGAGCCTGCTGCGCGGTGGCGCGGAGCATCGGCGGCGTTTTTTGGATTTTGCGGCGAGCCAGATGTTTCCTGATTACCTGCACGCGTTGCGCGGCTATGAGCGTGCTCTGCGCGGGCGGAACTATGTTTTAAAGCGTGACGCGGTGATCGGGTGGAAGCAGGCGGATGCGTTTGCGCGGGTGATGGATGGCTTCGCGCAGGTGCTGTGGCGGCGGCGCGCGGAGCTGTGTGCCGCTTTGCAGCCTGAGGTGACTGCGGCACATGCAAAACTGAGCGATGGCGCAGAAGAAGTGCAGATTGAATTCAAGCGCACAAGTGATGATGCGCTGAGTTTGTTTGATGCGTTGCTTGCGATGCGTGATAAAGAGGCGCGCATGCGTTCGACGGCGTTTGGTCCACACCGCGATGATATCGCGATGAAGCTGAATGACCTCGATGCAACGACCTTCGCCTCCGAAGGCCAGCAGAGATCGTTCGCGCTGTCCATGAAACTTGCTCAGGCGCATGTGCTGGGGAAAGCTCGAAGCGAGGCGCCGCTGATGTTGATTGACGATGTTTTTGGCGAACTGGATGCCAATCGGCGGCGTGCATTGCTCGCGTGTTTGCCGCCAGGAACACAAAAAATCATCACGACCACGAATCTTGACTGGGCGGATGCCGATCAGATGACAGGGCTGGTGTATCGAGTCGAGCAAGCGACGCTAGATCGTGTTCAGGGGTGA
- the hisS gene encoding histidine--tRNA ligase, with product MSTFRTVKGFRDFFPEECAMRNYIAETWRVVARRYGFVEYEAPVVESTDLFRKKSGNEITAQLFCFRDKADREITLRPEVTPSLARMATARQRDFKKPIKWFQIGPCFRYEEPQEGRGREFIQFNADILGDNSPAADAELIALAIDVMREFGVSENDFIVRLSNREIWNTFLADQNIAPEHTATFLSIIDKIERAKPEDTESKLAKIGLTTAIVRGFMASADENHSAFAELKANLTARGLWSFIKIDATIVRGLAYYTGTVFEVFDLKHNLRAVAGGGRYDKLCALMSDDNVDMPAAGFAMGDVVLGILLKRTPGAQMKLTSALLAASSIDAFVVIADEAQRPHALASIQQLRAAGIRIDYAFGSQKVGKQFQAAEDRKARFAIVFGAEYPEVVIKNLIARSQASVPAANLVDEVQKLLQEPAIGPLIA from the coding sequence ATGTCCACCTTCCGCACCGTCAAAGGCTTTCGCGACTTCTTCCCCGAAGAATGCGCCATGCGTAACTACATCGCCGAAACCTGGCGCGTCGTCGCGCGGCGTTATGGCTTCGTCGAGTATGAGGCACCTGTCGTCGAGAGCACCGATCTCTTCCGCAAGAAAAGCGGCAACGAGATCACCGCACAGCTCTTCTGCTTCCGCGACAAGGCCGACCGCGAGATCACGCTGCGCCCCGAAGTGACGCCCTCACTCGCCCGCATGGCCACCGCCCGGCAGCGTGACTTCAAGAAGCCCATCAAGTGGTTCCAAATCGGTCCCTGCTTCCGCTACGAAGAGCCGCAGGAGGGCCGCGGACGCGAGTTCATCCAGTTCAACGCCGACATCCTCGGCGACAACAGCCCCGCCGCCGATGCGGAACTCATTGCGCTCGCCATCGACGTCATGCGTGAGTTCGGCGTGAGTGAAAACGACTTCATCGTCCGCCTCAGCAACCGAGAGATTTGGAACACTTTCCTTGCTGATCAAAACATTGCCCCAGAGCACACCGCGACGTTTCTGAGCATCATCGACAAGATCGAGCGAGCCAAACCCGAGGACACCGAAAGCAAGCTTGCCAAGATCGGTCTCACCACCGCCATCGTGCGCGGCTTCATGGCGTCTGCGGATGAAAATCATTCTGCCTTTGCCGAACTGAAGGCCAATCTCACCGCGCGCGGCCTCTGGTCCTTCATCAAGATCGACGCCACTATCGTCCGCGGCCTCGCCTACTACACCGGCACCGTCTTTGAAGTCTTCGACCTCAAGCACAACCTCCGCGCCGTCGCCGGCGGCGGTCGCTACGACAAGCTCTGCGCCCTCATGAGCGATGACAATGTCGATATGCCAGCTGCAGGTTTCGCCATGGGCGACGTGGTGCTCGGCATCCTGCTCAAGCGCACGCCCGGTGCGCAAATGAAGCTCACCAGCGCCCTCCTCGCCGCCAGCAGCATCGACGCCTTCGTTGTCATCGCCGATGAAGCGCAGCGTCCGCATGCCCTCGCCTCGATCCAACAGCTCCGCGCTGCGGGCATCCGCATCGACTACGCCTTCGGCTCGCAAAAAGTCGGCAAACAGTTCCAGGCCGCCGAGGACCGCAAAGCCCGCTTCGCCATCGTTTTCGGTGCCGAGTATCCCGAAGTCGTCATCAAGAACCTCATCGCACGCTCGCAGGCATCGGTGCCTGCGGCCAATCTGGTCGATGAAGTGCAGAAATTGCTTCAGGAGCCTGCAATTGGGCCGTTGATCGCCTAA